Proteins encoded together in one Prunus dulcis chromosome 3, ALMONDv2, whole genome shotgun sequence window:
- the LOC117623470 gene encoding protein COP1 SUPPRESSOR 2, which yields MQSQQQKMKMKKNFRKRNAPAEDNQDCEKISDQEDEEEEERRLALEEVKFLQKQRERKSGIPALTSNGATQNIPSTTNNNNNSNNNTNLDKNKRGSDGTHSPSNKHGEGGGGDGDKDDLVLQDTFAQETAVMVEDPNMLKYVEQELAKKRGRKIDASDQVENDLKRAEDELYKIPDHLKVKRRNSEESSTQWTTGIAEVQLPIEYKLRNIEETEAAKKFLQEKRLIGQTKSEFSIPSSYSADYFQRGRDYAEKLRREHPELYKDRSAQDDGGVSRQNDTGTEVAGQRQAATDQFMLERFRKRERHRVMRR from the exons ATGCAATCGCAGCAgcagaagatgaagatgaagaagaatttcagaaaaagaaacGCGCCCGCTGAGGATAACCAAGATTGTGAAAAAATCAGTGaccaagaagatgaagaagaagaagagaggag ATTGGCGCTGGAGGAGGTGAAATTCCTGCAAAAGCAGAGGGAGAGGAAGTCTGGGATTCCTGCCTTAACTAGTAATGGTGCGACGCAGAACATTCCTAGTACTActaataacaacaacaatagtAACAATAATACTAACCTTGATAAGAACAAGAGAGGAAGCGACGGCACTCATTCTCCTAGTAATAAGCACGGTGAAGGTGGTGGCGGAGATGGAGACAAAGATGATTTAGTTCTCCAAGATACCTTTGCTCAGGAAACTGCCGTCATGGTTGAAGATCCCAATAT GTTGAAATATGTTGAACAAGAATTAGCAAAGAAGAGGGGCAGGAAAATTGATGCTTCAGATCAAGTTGAAAATGATTTAAAGCGTGCTGAAGATGAGTTATACAAGATACCTGACCATCTTAAA GTGAAAAGGCGAAACTCAGAAGAAAGCTCCACTCAGTGGACTACTGGGATTGCCGAGGTTCAGCTTCCTATTGA ATACAAGTTAAGAAATATTGAGGAAACTGAGGCTGCCAAGAAGTTTTTGCAGGAGAAGCGGCTCATTGGGCAGACAAAATCAGAATTTAGCATCCCCTCAAGTTACAGTGCTGATTATTTCCAGCGTGGCAGGGATTATGCTGAAAAACTTAGAAGAG AACATCCTGAGCTCTACAAAGATAGAAGTGCACAGGATGATGGTGGTGTTTCCAGACAAAATGACACTGGTACAGAAGTGGCAGGGCAGAGGCAAGCTGCAACAGATCAGTTCATGCTTGAGCGCTTCCGCAAACGAGAGCGTCACCGTGTCATGCGGAGGTAA
- the LOC117621086 gene encoding germin-like protein subfamily 2 member 4, producing the protein MAANFVAYLAIFTFTAAFSGALASDPDLLQDVCVALPSSSGGVKVNGFACKDDANVTAADFFFDGLAKPGLINNSVGSIVTAANVEKVPGLNTLGVSLSRIDYAPGGLNPPHTHQRATEIVFVLVGELDVGFITTANKLVSKTINKGEIFVFPRGLVHFQKNNGDKAAAVIAAFNSQLPGTQSIPAALFTATPPVPDEVLTKAFQLGTKEIDKIKSKLAPKS; encoded by the exons ATGGCTGCCAACTTTGTTGCATATCTAGCCATCTTCACATTCACTGCTGCGTTCTCCGGTGCACTTGCATCGGACCCGGACTTGCTTCAAGATGTCTGCGTGGCTCTACCATCTTCTTCAG GGGGGGTAAAAGTGAACGGGTTTGCATGCAAGGATGATGCAAATGTGACGGCAGCTGATTTCTTCTTCGACGGCCTTGCTAAGCCAGGGCTGATCAACAACTCAGTGGGCTCTATCGTAACTGCAGCTAATGTGGAAAAGGTTCCAGGCCTCAACACACTGGGCGTGTCCCTGTCGCGCATCGACTATGCACCTGGTGGACTTAACCCACCTCACACCCACCAGCGTGCCACTGAGATAGTATTTGTGCTGGTCGGCGAATTGGATGTGGGATTCATCACCACAGCAAACAAGCTGGTTTCCAAGACCATCAACAAAGGCGAGATCTTTGTGTTTCCTAGGGGTCTCGTTCACTTCCAGAAGAACAACGGGGACAAGGCCGCTGCTGTAATTGCTGCCTTCAACAGCCAATTGCCTGGTACTCAATCCATCCCTGCAGCATTGTTCACGGCAACACCTCCTGTTCCTGACGAGGTCTTGACCAAAGCCTTCCAGCTTGGTACCAAGGAGATTGACAAGATCAAATCCAAGCTTGCTCCAAagagttaa